A genomic window from Lentibacter algarum includes:
- a CDS encoding DoxX family membrane protein: MNTLIKIYNSLSSTVSHMANGAVPLLARLTFAAVLLHYFIASGLTKLGDGLLGFLSPSVGAYAQIFPKAMEAVTYDISQLTVFHWAVVTGGTIAEFALPALIVLGLLTRLAALGMIGFVVVQSLTDLFGHGGIEHAGTLGAWFDKASDSLILDQRALWVFLLATLVFKGGGWLSLDRLLTRNQSASAA; encoded by the coding sequence ATGAACACATTGATAAAAATATATAATTCACTTTCATCAACAGTGTCACATATGGCCAACGGTGCGGTTCCACTCCTCGCACGGCTCACTTTCGCAGCTGTGCTTCTGCACTACTTCATCGCCTCTGGCCTGACCAAGCTTGGCGATGGCCTCCTCGGCTTTCTCAGCCCTTCGGTGGGCGCCTATGCGCAGATCTTCCCCAAAGCGATGGAAGCTGTGACTTATGACATCTCTCAGCTCACAGTCTTTCATTGGGCCGTCGTCACAGGCGGCACAATCGCTGAGTTCGCTCTCCCCGCGCTGATTGTTCTGGGCCTTCTTACCCGCCTTGCCGCCCTTGGCATGATCGGCTTTGTTGTCGTCCAGTCCCTGACCGATCTTTTCGGCCACGGTGGCATCGAGCACGCAGGGACGCTCGGCGCTTGGTTTGACAAGGCCTCTGACAGCCTGATCCTTGATCAGCGTGCGCTCTGGGTCTTTCTTCTGGCGACATTGGTGTTCAAAGGCGGCGGCTGGCTCTCGCTTGACCGCCTCCTCACCCGCAATCAGTCCGCAAGCGCCGCCTGA
- a CDS encoding DUF2282 domain-containing protein, translating into MSKLIKSAALVGAVAAALSTHATTAVAMEKEKCFGVSMAGKNDCAAGPGTTCAGSSTVDYQGNAWTLVDAGTCMDIELPAMADGEMRKGSLEALERDLPA; encoded by the coding sequence ATGTCTAAACTTATCAAATCTGCCGCCCTCGTCGGCGCTGTCGCCGCAGCCCTCTCAACCCACGCAACAACAGCTGTCGCCATGGAAAAAGAAAAATGCTTCGGCGTTTCAATGGCAGGTAAAAACGACTGCGCAGCAGGCCCAGGCACAACCTGCGCAGGCTCATCAACAGTGGATTACCAAGGCAATGCTTGGACACTCGTTGACGCGGGCACATGCATGGACATTGAACTGCCCGCCATGGCGGATGGCGAAATGCGCAAAGGCTCACTCGAAGCCCTTGAGCGTGATCTGCCAGCATAA
- a CDS encoding DUF692 domain-containing protein, with protein MFDQSQSPRLPLSAGLGYKPQHYTEIMQNAGPVSWFEVHAENYMGDGGRPLAQLAALSARFPISVHGVGLSIGGEGPLDREHLARLRTLCDWLNPASFSEHLAWSSHDSAFLNDLLPLPYNAASLARVASHINQVQETLGRQMLLENPSSYLAFDTSDMSETDFLRELATQTGCGLLLDVNNVFVSATNLGTSPQAYIDDFPLDKVGEIHLGGHDEDEDDAGRPLLIDSHGREIADPVWALLEYTLTRSGPRPLLVEWDNDVPDWPVLATEAARAKAALESIPA; from the coding sequence ATGTTTGATCAGAGCCAAAGCCCCCGCCTGCCCCTAAGCGCAGGCCTCGGCTATAAGCCACAGCATTACACCGAAATTATGCAAAATGCTGGCCCTGTAAGCTGGTTTGAAGTCCATGCCGAAAACTATATGGGAGACGGCGGACGTCCCCTTGCACAGCTTGCGGCCCTCAGCGCCCGCTTCCCGATCTCGGTTCACGGCGTCGGCCTGTCCATCGGTGGCGAAGGCCCGCTTGATAGAGAGCACCTCGCCCGCCTCAGAACCTTATGCGACTGGCTCAATCCCGCCAGCTTCTCCGAGCATCTCGCTTGGTCCAGTCATGACAGCGCGTTCCTGAACGATCTTCTGCCACTGCCCTATAACGCCGCAAGCCTCGCGCGCGTCGCAAGCCACATCAACCAAGTGCAAGAGACACTGGGCCGCCAGATGCTACTGGAGAATCCGTCTTCCTACCTCGCCTTTGACACTTCCGACATGTCAGAGACAGATTTTCTACGCGAACTCGCCACACAGACAGGCTGCGGCCTCCTCCTAGATGTCAACAACGTCTTCGTCTCCGCAACCAACCTCGGCACATCGCCTCAAGCCTATATAGACGACTTTCCCCTTGATAAAGTTGGTGAAATTCACCTCGGTGGCCATGATGAAGACGAAGATGATGCAGGTCGCCCCCTCCTCATAGACAGTCATGGTCGCGAAATAGCCGATCCCGTCTGGGCGCTGCTTGAGTATACACTCACCCGCTCTGGTCCGCGCCCCTTGCTCGTGGAGTGGGACAATGATGTCCCCGACTGGCCCGTGCTCGCCACAGAGGCCGCCCGCGCCAAAGCTGCACTCGAGAGCATACCAGCATGA
- a CDS encoding DNA-binding domain-containing protein yields MSQHSFSQALLAPDLPIPEGLTDGQGAPAGKRFAVYRNNVTVSLIDALEAGFPVVAKLIGAENFRNIAREYLRSEPPVSPLMMLYGAGFPAFLASFPPLAKYAYLPDVARLEYALRESYHAADHTPVAPEALGQIAPDALSQLRFTLAPSLRLLASPWPVHALWLYNTQDGAPKPVAAAQSVLITRIGYDPTPHLLPDGAAAFISALQAGQSLGDAAESAPDFDLSATLGLLLSTESIVKLIYEEDR; encoded by the coding sequence ATGAGCCAGCACAGCTTTTCACAAGCGCTCCTTGCGCCTGATCTGCCCATCCCTGAGGGCCTTACAGACGGCCAGGGCGCGCCCGCAGGCAAACGCTTTGCAGTTTACCGCAACAATGTCACCGTATCGCTGATTGATGCGCTCGAAGCGGGTTTTCCCGTCGTTGCCAAACTTATTGGCGCGGAAAATTTCCGCAACATCGCCCGCGAATACCTGCGCAGCGAGCCGCCCGTCTCGCCTTTGATGATGCTCTATGGCGCAGGATTTCCCGCCTTCCTCGCAAGCTTTCCACCGCTCGCCAAATATGCCTATCTGCCTGATGTCGCGCGGCTTGAATACGCCCTACGCGAGAGTTACCACGCGGCCGATCACACCCCGGTCGCGCCGGAAGCCTTGGGCCAGATCGCGCCCGACGCGCTCTCGCAGCTCCGCTTCACGCTCGCCCCCTCGCTACGCTTGCTTGCCTCGCCTTGGCCCGTTCACGCGCTCTGGCTTTACAACACTCAAGATGGCGCGCCCAAACCCGTTGCAGCGGCCCAATCCGTCCTCATCACCCGGATCGGCTACGACCCAACACCGCATCTGCTCCCTGACGGAGCCGCAGCTTTCATCTCTGCGCTGCAAGCAGGCCAGTCTCTAGGAGACGCCGCCGAAAGCGCGCCTGATTTTGACCTCAGCGCCACGCTAGGGCTGCTGCTCAGCACAGAATCTATTGTTAAACTAATTTATGAGGAAGACAGATGA